The Symphalangus syndactylus isolate Jambi chromosome 6, NHGRI_mSymSyn1-v2.1_pri, whole genome shotgun sequence genome contains the following window.
gattataGTGCTTCATATTCTCTGTAGTAGGGTATGAAAATTCCCACTATTCCACATCCACACCTCCACTTGAATTATCAATCTTATAAAATTTTAGCCTCTCTTTGTAATATTAGTATTCTATTCTGGTATTTAATTTCTGGATGCCTAATACTTTTTTCCAAATACTAATTTTCAATCTCTGTGTATTCTGTCTTTTAGATTTTGTTCTAAACACTGAGGACATACTCTGCTACATTTGGGTCATACCCCCAGGTCTGAGTAATTCAATAGACTTTAAGAAGACAGAGCCCAGCAGCAACTGAAACATAACAGAGTTGCAGGGTCAGCGAACATCAATGCCTGGGCAAAGCTGCTGCCCAGAGTGGAATCTCACTAGTGAATAAACAAGCCCAAGAAAGATTATCAtctcatttgcaaaaaaaaaagtacactggTAGATCCTGCTACCTCATAGATACAccaacccaattttttttttaagtagcattTTCCTATATTGTCCACTATCTGGAACATACCTAAACACTAAAGTTTACTGCTTATTAAACGGAAACTATGAAGTCTAAGGCCAACTGTGCCCAGAATCCAAATTGTAACATAATGATATTTCATCCAACCAAAGAAGAGTTTAAtgattttgataaatatattgCTTACATGGAATCCCAAGGTGCACACAGAGCTGGTTTAGCTAAGATAATTCCACCCAAAGAATGGAAAGCCAGAGAGACCTATGATAATATCAGTGAAATCTTAATAGCCACTCCCCTCCAGCAGGTGGCCTCTGGGCGGGCAGGGGTGTTTACTCAataccataaaaaaaagaaagccatgaCGGTGGGGGAGTATCGCCATTTGGCAAACAGTAAAAAATATCAGACTCCACCACACCAGAATTTTGAAGATTTGGAGCGAAAATACTGGAAGAACCGCATCTATAATTCACCGATTTATGGTGCTGACATCAGTGGCTCCTTGTTTGATGAAAACACTAAACAATGGAATCTTGGGCACCTGGGAACAATTCAGGACCTGCTGGAAAAGGAATGTGGGGTTGTCATAGAAGGCGTCAACACACCCTACTTGTACTTTGGCATGTGGAAGACCACGTTTGCTTGGCACACGGAGGACATGGACCTTTACAGCATCAACTACCTGCACCTTGGGGAGCCCAAAACTTGGTATGTGGTGCCCCCAGAACATGGCCAGCGCCTGGAACGCCTGGCCAGGGAGCTTTTCCCAGGCAGTTCCCGGGGCTGTGGGGCCTTCCTGCGGCACAAGGTGGCCCTCATCTCGCCTACAGTTCTCAAGGAAAATGGGATTCCCTTCAATCGCataactcaggaggc
Protein-coding sequences here:
- the KDM4D gene encoding lysine-specific demethylase 4D, with product MKSKANCAQNPNCNIMIFHPTKEEFNDFDKYIAYMESQGAHRAGLAKIIPPKEWKARETYDNISEILIATPLQQVASGRAGVFTQYHKKKKAMTVGEYRHLANSKKYQTPPHQNFEDLERKYWKNRIYNSPIYGADISGSLFDENTKQWNLGHLGTIQDLLEKECGVVIEGVNTPYLYFGMWKTTFAWHTEDMDLYSINYLHLGEPKTWYVVPPEHGQRLERLARELFPGSSRGCGAFLRHKVALISPTVLKENGIPFNRITQEAGEFMVTFPYGYHAGFNHGFNCAEAINFATPRWIDYGKMASQCSCGEARVTFSMDAFVRILQPERYELWKRGQDRAVVDHVEPRVPASQELNTQKEVHLPRRAALGLRQLPSHWARHSPWPMAARSGTRCHTLVCSSLPRRSAVSGTATQPQAAAVHSSRKPSSTLSSTPGPSAQIIHPSNGRRGRGRPPQKLRAQELTLQTPAKRPLLAGTTCTASGPEPEPQPEDGALMDKPVPLSPRLQHPVKASGCSWAPVP